From Scatophagus argus isolate fScaArg1 chromosome 2, fScaArg1.pri, whole genome shotgun sequence, a single genomic window includes:
- the sgsh gene encoding N-sulphoglucosamine sulphohydrolase has protein sequence MLFVLFLLILASCCIGESKRRNVLLIIADDAGFETDVYNNSVVHTPHLHSLAQRSLVFSNAFTSVSSCSPSRSTILTGLPQHQNGMYGLHQGVHHFNSFEGVQSLPLLLSQANIHTGIIGKKHVGPGSVYPFDFAYTEENSSVLQVGRNITRIKLLVRKFFQAHKEEVFVQSQKKEENKDNAKDEERPFFLYVAFHDTHRCGHSQPQYGAFCEKFGNGEKGMGRIPDWTPQYYTPEQVKVPPFVQDTPAARADLAAQYTTVSRLDQGIGLVLQELRDAGYENDTLVIYSSDNGIPFPNGRTNLYRSGTAEPMLVSSPEHRERWGDTSQAYVSLLDITPTILDWFSVPYPSYSLPGSPADPVYLTGRSLLPALVTEPSSWHTVYASQSLHEVTMYYPTRSIHQGAYHLLHNLHYRMPFPIDQDLYVSPTFQDLLNRTRLSEPTHWFKSLEQYYYRERWELYDSSVDPLETRNLVSDPSYSSVLQSLRQSLQKWQWETGDPWVCGPDYVLEDKLEPHCRPLYNGL, from the exons ATGCTGTTTGTATTGTTTCTCCTCATTTTGGCTTCATGTTGCATCGGGGAGTCAAAGAGACGAAATGTCCTTCTAATAATTG ctGATGATGCGGGTTTTGAGACGGACGTGTATAACAACTCTGTGGTCCACACCCCACACCTGCACTCTCTAGCCCAGCGTAGCCTGGTGTTCAGCAACGCCTTCAcctctgtcagcagctgctctccCAGCCGCTCCACCATCCTTACTGGCCTGCCgcag CATCAGAACGGCATGTACGGCCTTCATCAGGGTGTTCACCACTTCAATTCTTTTGAAGGAGTTCAAAGTCTGCCGCTGCTCCTCAGCCAAgccaacatacacacag GTATAATTGGGAAGAAACATGTCGGTCCTGGATCTGTATACCCTTTTGATTTTGCCTACACAGAAGAGAACAGCTCTGTACTCCAGGTGGGGAGGAACATCACCCGCATCAAACTACTGGTCCGCAAGTTTTTCCAGGCCCATAAAGAGGAAGTCTTTGTACAAagccaaaagaaagaagagaataaAGACAATGCAAAAGATGAAGAGAGGccattttttctttatgttgcCTTTCACGACACCCATCGATGTGGGCACTCGCAGCCCCAGTATGGAGCGTTCTGTGAGAAGTTTGGGAATGGTGAAAAGGGGATGGGTAGAATCCCTGACTGGACACCACAATATTACACACCTGAACAAGTGAAG GTTCCTCCATTTGTGCAGGACACACCAGCAGCACGAGCTGACTTGGCCGCACAATACACCACGGTTAGCAGGCTGGACCAAG GTATCGGTTTGGTTCTTCAGGAGCTCAGGGACGCTGGTTATGAGAACGACACTTTGGTCATCTACAGCTCAGATAATGGCATCCCCTTTCCGAATGGCAGAACCAACCTGTATCGCTCTGGGACTGCAGAGCCCATGCTGGTTTCCTCTCCAGAACAcagggagagatggggagaCACCAGCCAGGCCTACGTCAGCCTGCTGG ACATCACTCCCACCATTCTGGACTGGTTCTCTGTTCCCTACCCATCCTATAGCCTCCCCGGGAGCCCTGCAGACCCAGTTTACCTCACCGGTCGCTCCTTACTACCAGCTCTGGTCACTGAGCCCAGCAGCTGGCACACCGTCTACGCCAGCCAGTCGCTTCATGAG GTAACCATGTACTACCCAACCCGCTCTATCCACCAGGGGGCGTACCACCTCCTCCACAACCTACACTACCGCATGCCCTTCCCCATCGACCAGGACCTGTATGTGTCTCCCACCTTCCAGGACCTACTGAACCGCACCAGGCTGAGTGAGCCCACACACTGGTTCAAAAGCCTGGAGCAGTATTACTACAGAGAGCGCTGGGAGCTATACGACTCCAG TGTGGACCCGCTGGAAACGAGGAACCTGGTATCAGACCCGTCCTACAGCTCAGTGCTGCAGAGCCTGAGGCAGAGTCTGCAGAAGTGGCAGTGGGAGACAGGGGACCCCTGGGTCTGTGGACCTGACTACGTCCTGGAGGACAAACTGGAGCCGCACTGCAGACCACTCTACAATGGACTCTGA
- the npb gene encoding neuropeptide B — translation MERSVRFAVVCVAVSLLVSCHPVEAWYKQSTGPSYYSVGRASGLLSGIRRSPYVRRSESEETLIDSGETTGNNVIPETNRQISILKSMAICVKDISPNLKSCELLRDGTGTFQCKADVFLTLDSLDCLSA, via the exons ATGGAGAGGTCAGTCAGGTTTGCCGTGGTGTGCGTCGCAGTGTCTCTGCTGGTCTCCTGCCATCCAGTCGAAGCCTGGTACAAGCAGTCGACCGGGCCCAGTTACTACTCGGTGGGTCGCGCCTCCGGTTTGCTGTCCGGTATCAGAAGGTCGCCGTACGTCCGGAGGTCCGAGTCCGAAGAGACCCTGATAGACAGCGGGGAGACAACAGGTAACAACGTGATTCCAGAGACCAACAGGCAGATCTCCATCCTGAAAAGCATG GCCATCTGCGTGAAGGACATCTCTCCAAACCTGAAGAGCTGCGAGCTGCTGCGGGACGGGACGGGCACCTTCCAGTGCAAGGCGGACGTCTTCCTCACCCTGGACTCCCTGGACTGCCTGTCCGCGTGA